From the genome of Nicotiana sylvestris chromosome 2, ASM39365v2, whole genome shotgun sequence, one region includes:
- the LOC104229535 gene encoding mitogen-activated protein kinase kinase kinase 5 isoform X2, with protein sequence MRWWQNAFSSSTSSSSASSSSSLSSKVHSDDSLIASSGGGGSIRYPLKSAFFFARRRRHARAKKLQNLAENDVDDWRSHYSENENLSSSKCSSSSDRRPPPQPLPLPELQLLLRHDADAAVSNEPSVPLPSPTDAHNSHHKTGEERDKDTHKDGVASHGRLSSQDARKKKKEHLGSRLSRKTPQKLHVTDRVSDIRISAPISAPTTPYASPGLSPLKAEDFLNPNCMAFPGAFQVCSAPEMPPSDTPHYPGFSYKVIPEKNAFSVDNSPHHSPRASPQRSRKIASGSTSPLHNLLPNESSARRESSAQGNVHPLPLPPLSVTPSQQPTAIPPVSPNAELTPIKGQWQKGKLIGRGTFGSVYVASNRETGALCAMKEVELLPDDPKSAESIRQLQQEINVLSQLKHPNIVQYYGSEIVGDRFYIYLEYVHPGSINKFIHDHCGAITESIVRNFTRHILCGLAYLHSKKTIHRDIKGANLLVDAYGVVKLADFGMAKHLNGQAANLSLKGSPYWMAPELLQSVMQKDTNSDLAFATDIWSLGCTVIEMLNGKPPWSEYEAAAAMFKVLKDTPPIPETLSPEGKDFLRWCFCRNPAERPSASMLLEHRFMRISHQPDVPSFLKPAGGVRIKEKLNSQKEQTTYNLDQGRLSLER encoded by the exons ATGCGTTGGTGGCAGAACGCGTTTTCATCTTCAACTTCCTCATCATCAGCCTCCTCTTCATCCTCTTTATCATCCAAAGTACACTCTGACGATAGCCTTATTGCCTCCTCCGGTGGAGGAGGCAGCATTCGTTACCCCTTAAAATCCGCTTTTTTCTTCGCCCGCAGACGCCGTCACGCACGTGCCAAAAAACTCCAGAACCTCGCGGAGAATGACGTCGATGACTGGCGTTCGCACTATTCAGAAAACGAGAATTTGTCGTCCTCCAAATGTTCTTCCTCCTCCGACCGTCGTCCGCCTCCGCAACCTTTGCCTTTGCCGGAACTCCAGCTGTTGCTCCGCCACGACGCCGATGCTGCGGTTTCGAATGAACCCAGCGTTCCGTTGCCGTCCCCCACAGACGCGCATAATTCGCATCATAAAACTGGAGAGGAAAGAGATAAGGATACACATAAGGATGGTGTAGCGTCCCATGGAAG ATTATCAAGCCAAGATGCTCGAAAGAAGAAAAAGGAGCACTTGGGAAGTCGATTGTCTAGGAAGACACCTCAGAAGCTGCATGTTACTGATAGAGTCTCTGATATCAGGATCAGTGCGCCCATTAGTGCTCCTACCACTCCTTATGCAAGTCCTGGACTCAGCCCGCTCAAAGCTGAGGATTTTTTAAATCCCAATTGCATGGCATTCCCTGGTGCTTTTCAAGTTTGTTCTGCCCCGGAGATGCCTCCATCGGACACACCTCATTATCCAGGTTTCTCTTACAAAGTTATTCCGGAGAAAAATGCTTTTAGTGTTGATAATTCTCCTCATCATAGTCCAAGAGCAAGTCCTCAGAGGAGTAGAAAGATTGCAAGTGGATCTACATCGCCTTTGCATAACTTATTACCAAACGAGAGCTCAGCACGCCGTGAGAGTAGTGCTCAGGGTAATGTCCATCCACTACCACTTCCTCCTTTAAGTGTCACTCCGTCACAGCAGCCTACGGCAATTCCACCAGTTTCCCCTAACGCAGAGCTGACGCCAATCAAAGGCCAATGGCAAAAAGGGAAGCTTATTGGGCGTGGGACATTTGGAAGTGTATATGTTGCATCAAACAG AGAGACTGGAGCTTTATGTGCAATGAAAGAAGTTGAATTATTACCGGATGACCCAAAATCTGCTGAGAGCATAAGGCAATTACAGCAG GAAATTAATGTTCTCAGTCAACTCAAGCACCCAAATATTGTCCAGTATTACGGCAGTGAAATA GTTGGTGACCGATTTTACATTTATCTGGAATATGTTCATCCTGGTTCTATCAATAAATTCATCCATGACCATTGTGGAGCAATTACAGAATCCATAGTACGGAATTTCACTCGCCATATTCTTTGTGGATTGGCTTACTTGCATAGCAAAAAAACCATTCACAG GGACATAAAAGGGGCTAATTTGCTTGTTGATGCTTATGGGGTTGTAAAGCTTGCAGATTTTGGGATGGCTAAGCAT CTTAATGGGCAAGCAGCTAATCTCTCCTTGAAGGGAAGTCCTTACTGGATGGCTCCTGAG CTTTTGCAGTCAGTTATGCAGAAGGATACTAACAGTGATCTCGCCTTTGCTACTGACATATGGAGTTTGGGCTGTACTGTAATTGAAATGCTAAATGGCAAACCACCTTGGAGTGAATATGAAGCA GCTGCAGCCATGTTCAAGGTTCTAAAAGATACACCTCCAATACCGGAAACATTATCACCTGAAGGAAAAGATTTCCTACGCTGGTGTTTCTGTAGGAACCCAGCGGAGAGGCCCTCGGCCAGCATGTTATTAGAACATCGATTTATGAGAATCTCTCATCAGCCAGATGTTCCTTCTTTCCTCAAACCAGCTGGTGGAGTACGAATCAAA GAAAAGTTGAATTCTCAAAAAGAGCAGACAACATACAATCTTGACCAAGGGCGTTTATCTCTAGAGAGGTAG
- the LOC104229535 gene encoding mitogen-activated protein kinase kinase kinase 5 isoform X1, with product MRWWQNAFSSSTSSSSASSSSSLSSKVHSDDSLIASSGGGGSIRYPLKSAFFFARRRRHARAKKLQNLAENDVDDWRSHYSENENLSSSKCSSSSDRRPPPQPLPLPELQLLLRHDADAAVSNEPSVPLPSPTDAHNSHHKTGEERDKDTHKDGVASHGSRLSSQDARKKKKEHLGSRLSRKTPQKLHVTDRVSDIRISAPISAPTTPYASPGLSPLKAEDFLNPNCMAFPGAFQVCSAPEMPPSDTPHYPGFSYKVIPEKNAFSVDNSPHHSPRASPQRSRKIASGSTSPLHNLLPNESSARRESSAQGNVHPLPLPPLSVTPSQQPTAIPPVSPNAELTPIKGQWQKGKLIGRGTFGSVYVASNRETGALCAMKEVELLPDDPKSAESIRQLQQEINVLSQLKHPNIVQYYGSEIVGDRFYIYLEYVHPGSINKFIHDHCGAITESIVRNFTRHILCGLAYLHSKKTIHRDIKGANLLVDAYGVVKLADFGMAKHLNGQAANLSLKGSPYWMAPELLQSVMQKDTNSDLAFATDIWSLGCTVIEMLNGKPPWSEYEAAAAMFKVLKDTPPIPETLSPEGKDFLRWCFCRNPAERPSASMLLEHRFMRISHQPDVPSFLKPAGGVRIKEKLNSQKEQTTYNLDQGRLSLER from the exons ATGCGTTGGTGGCAGAACGCGTTTTCATCTTCAACTTCCTCATCATCAGCCTCCTCTTCATCCTCTTTATCATCCAAAGTACACTCTGACGATAGCCTTATTGCCTCCTCCGGTGGAGGAGGCAGCATTCGTTACCCCTTAAAATCCGCTTTTTTCTTCGCCCGCAGACGCCGTCACGCACGTGCCAAAAAACTCCAGAACCTCGCGGAGAATGACGTCGATGACTGGCGTTCGCACTATTCAGAAAACGAGAATTTGTCGTCCTCCAAATGTTCTTCCTCCTCCGACCGTCGTCCGCCTCCGCAACCTTTGCCTTTGCCGGAACTCCAGCTGTTGCTCCGCCACGACGCCGATGCTGCGGTTTCGAATGAACCCAGCGTTCCGTTGCCGTCCCCCACAGACGCGCATAATTCGCATCATAAAACTGGAGAGGAAAGAGATAAGGATACACATAAGGATGGTGTAGCGTCCCATGGAAG CAGATTATCAAGCCAAGATGCTCGAAAGAAGAAAAAGGAGCACTTGGGAAGTCGATTGTCTAGGAAGACACCTCAGAAGCTGCATGTTACTGATAGAGTCTCTGATATCAGGATCAGTGCGCCCATTAGTGCTCCTACCACTCCTTATGCAAGTCCTGGACTCAGCCCGCTCAAAGCTGAGGATTTTTTAAATCCCAATTGCATGGCATTCCCTGGTGCTTTTCAAGTTTGTTCTGCCCCGGAGATGCCTCCATCGGACACACCTCATTATCCAGGTTTCTCTTACAAAGTTATTCCGGAGAAAAATGCTTTTAGTGTTGATAATTCTCCTCATCATAGTCCAAGAGCAAGTCCTCAGAGGAGTAGAAAGATTGCAAGTGGATCTACATCGCCTTTGCATAACTTATTACCAAACGAGAGCTCAGCACGCCGTGAGAGTAGTGCTCAGGGTAATGTCCATCCACTACCACTTCCTCCTTTAAGTGTCACTCCGTCACAGCAGCCTACGGCAATTCCACCAGTTTCCCCTAACGCAGAGCTGACGCCAATCAAAGGCCAATGGCAAAAAGGGAAGCTTATTGGGCGTGGGACATTTGGAAGTGTATATGTTGCATCAAACAG AGAGACTGGAGCTTTATGTGCAATGAAAGAAGTTGAATTATTACCGGATGACCCAAAATCTGCTGAGAGCATAAGGCAATTACAGCAG GAAATTAATGTTCTCAGTCAACTCAAGCACCCAAATATTGTCCAGTATTACGGCAGTGAAATA GTTGGTGACCGATTTTACATTTATCTGGAATATGTTCATCCTGGTTCTATCAATAAATTCATCCATGACCATTGTGGAGCAATTACAGAATCCATAGTACGGAATTTCACTCGCCATATTCTTTGTGGATTGGCTTACTTGCATAGCAAAAAAACCATTCACAG GGACATAAAAGGGGCTAATTTGCTTGTTGATGCTTATGGGGTTGTAAAGCTTGCAGATTTTGGGATGGCTAAGCAT CTTAATGGGCAAGCAGCTAATCTCTCCTTGAAGGGAAGTCCTTACTGGATGGCTCCTGAG CTTTTGCAGTCAGTTATGCAGAAGGATACTAACAGTGATCTCGCCTTTGCTACTGACATATGGAGTTTGGGCTGTACTGTAATTGAAATGCTAAATGGCAAACCACCTTGGAGTGAATATGAAGCA GCTGCAGCCATGTTCAAGGTTCTAAAAGATACACCTCCAATACCGGAAACATTATCACCTGAAGGAAAAGATTTCCTACGCTGGTGTTTCTGTAGGAACCCAGCGGAGAGGCCCTCGGCCAGCATGTTATTAGAACATCGATTTATGAGAATCTCTCATCAGCCAGATGTTCCTTCTTTCCTCAAACCAGCTGGTGGAGTACGAATCAAA GAAAAGTTGAATTCTCAAAAAGAGCAGACAACATACAATCTTGACCAAGGGCGTTTATCTCTAGAGAGGTAG
- the LOC104229535 gene encoding mitogen-activated protein kinase kinase kinase 5 isoform X3: MRWWQNAFSSSTSSSSASSSSSLSSKVHSDDSLIASSGGGGSIRYPLKSAFFFARRRRHARAKKLQNLAENDVDDWRSHYSENENLSSSKCSSSSDRRPPPQPLPLPELQLLLRHDADAAVSNEPSVPLPSPTDAHNSHHKTGEERDKDTHKDGVASHGSRLSSQDARKKKKEHLGSRLSRKTPQKLHVTDRVSDIRISAPISAPTTPYASPGLSPLKAEDFLNPNCMAFPGAFQVCSAPEMPPSDTPHYPGFSYKVIPEKNAFSVDNSPHHSPRASPQRSRKIASGSTSPLHNLLPNESSARRESSAQGNVHPLPLPPLSVTPSQQPTAIPPVSPNAELTPIKGQWQKGKLIGRGTFGSVYVASNRETGALCAMKEVELLPDDPKSAESIRQLQQEINVLSQLKHPNIVQYYGSEIVGDRFYIYLEYVHPGSINKFIHDHCGAITESIVRNFTRHILCGLAYLHSKKTIHRDIKGANLLVDAYGVVKLADFGMAKHLNGQAANLSLKGSPYWMAPELLQSVMQKDTNSDLAFATDIWSLGCTVIEMLNGKPPWSEYEAAAAMFKVLKDTPPIPETLSPEGKDFLRWCFCRNPAERPSASMLLEHRFMRISHQPDVPSFLKPAGGVRIKVRKVEFSKRADNIQS, encoded by the exons ATGCGTTGGTGGCAGAACGCGTTTTCATCTTCAACTTCCTCATCATCAGCCTCCTCTTCATCCTCTTTATCATCCAAAGTACACTCTGACGATAGCCTTATTGCCTCCTCCGGTGGAGGAGGCAGCATTCGTTACCCCTTAAAATCCGCTTTTTTCTTCGCCCGCAGACGCCGTCACGCACGTGCCAAAAAACTCCAGAACCTCGCGGAGAATGACGTCGATGACTGGCGTTCGCACTATTCAGAAAACGAGAATTTGTCGTCCTCCAAATGTTCTTCCTCCTCCGACCGTCGTCCGCCTCCGCAACCTTTGCCTTTGCCGGAACTCCAGCTGTTGCTCCGCCACGACGCCGATGCTGCGGTTTCGAATGAACCCAGCGTTCCGTTGCCGTCCCCCACAGACGCGCATAATTCGCATCATAAAACTGGAGAGGAAAGAGATAAGGATACACATAAGGATGGTGTAGCGTCCCATGGAAG CAGATTATCAAGCCAAGATGCTCGAAAGAAGAAAAAGGAGCACTTGGGAAGTCGATTGTCTAGGAAGACACCTCAGAAGCTGCATGTTACTGATAGAGTCTCTGATATCAGGATCAGTGCGCCCATTAGTGCTCCTACCACTCCTTATGCAAGTCCTGGACTCAGCCCGCTCAAAGCTGAGGATTTTTTAAATCCCAATTGCATGGCATTCCCTGGTGCTTTTCAAGTTTGTTCTGCCCCGGAGATGCCTCCATCGGACACACCTCATTATCCAGGTTTCTCTTACAAAGTTATTCCGGAGAAAAATGCTTTTAGTGTTGATAATTCTCCTCATCATAGTCCAAGAGCAAGTCCTCAGAGGAGTAGAAAGATTGCAAGTGGATCTACATCGCCTTTGCATAACTTATTACCAAACGAGAGCTCAGCACGCCGTGAGAGTAGTGCTCAGGGTAATGTCCATCCACTACCACTTCCTCCTTTAAGTGTCACTCCGTCACAGCAGCCTACGGCAATTCCACCAGTTTCCCCTAACGCAGAGCTGACGCCAATCAAAGGCCAATGGCAAAAAGGGAAGCTTATTGGGCGTGGGACATTTGGAAGTGTATATGTTGCATCAAACAG AGAGACTGGAGCTTTATGTGCAATGAAAGAAGTTGAATTATTACCGGATGACCCAAAATCTGCTGAGAGCATAAGGCAATTACAGCAG GAAATTAATGTTCTCAGTCAACTCAAGCACCCAAATATTGTCCAGTATTACGGCAGTGAAATA GTTGGTGACCGATTTTACATTTATCTGGAATATGTTCATCCTGGTTCTATCAATAAATTCATCCATGACCATTGTGGAGCAATTACAGAATCCATAGTACGGAATTTCACTCGCCATATTCTTTGTGGATTGGCTTACTTGCATAGCAAAAAAACCATTCACAG GGACATAAAAGGGGCTAATTTGCTTGTTGATGCTTATGGGGTTGTAAAGCTTGCAGATTTTGGGATGGCTAAGCAT CTTAATGGGCAAGCAGCTAATCTCTCCTTGAAGGGAAGTCCTTACTGGATGGCTCCTGAG CTTTTGCAGTCAGTTATGCAGAAGGATACTAACAGTGATCTCGCCTTTGCTACTGACATATGGAGTTTGGGCTGTACTGTAATTGAAATGCTAAATGGCAAACCACCTTGGAGTGAATATGAAGCA GCTGCAGCCATGTTCAAGGTTCTAAAAGATACACCTCCAATACCGGAAACATTATCACCTGAAGGAAAAGATTTCCTACGCTGGTGTTTCTGTAGGAACCCAGCGGAGAGGCCCTCGGCCAGCATGTTATTAGAACATCGATTTATGAGAATCTCTCATCAGCCAGATGTTCCTTCTTTCCTCAAACCAGCTGGTGGAGTACGAATCAAAGTAA GAAAAGTTGAATTCTCAAAAAGAGCAGACAACATACAATCTTGA